A single genomic interval of Streptomyces sp. BA2 harbors:
- a CDS encoding trypsin-like peptidase domain-containing protein gives MKKALAGGLLALTLVGFGSAPAIAAPDSASSKKAGEAAKAKAVDFAGTVALSNCSGSVVRMPQSKADDPALVLSNGHCLESGFPAAGEVIVDQPSTRTFKLLDATGAEKATLKASKISYATMTDTDISLYQLTTSYADIKKKYGIKALEIEDDHPVKGRAITVVSGYWKETYTCKIDGFAYRLKEGEWTWKDSVRYTPECQTIGGTSGSPVIDHKTGKVTAVNNTGNEDGERCTLNNPCEVDRNGNVTVRHGINYAQQTYGIVPCVGHDSKIDLGRKGCKLPRPAAAQR, from the coding sequence ATGAAGAAGGCTCTCGCGGGCGGGTTACTCGCCCTCACCCTCGTAGGGTTCGGCTCCGCGCCGGCGATCGCGGCTCCGGACAGCGCATCGTCGAAGAAAGCGGGGGAGGCCGCCAAGGCCAAGGCGGTCGACTTCGCGGGCACGGTGGCGCTGAGCAACTGTTCGGGCTCCGTCGTCCGCATGCCCCAGTCGAAGGCGGACGACCCCGCGCTCGTCCTCTCCAACGGCCACTGTCTGGAGAGCGGCTTCCCGGCGGCGGGCGAGGTCATCGTCGACCAGCCGTCCACCCGCACCTTCAAGCTCCTGGATGCCACGGGCGCGGAGAAGGCGACGCTCAAGGCGAGCAAGATCTCGTACGCGACGATGACCGACACCGACATCTCGCTGTACCAACTCACCACCAGCTACGCCGACATCAAGAAGAAGTACGGCATCAAGGCGCTGGAGATCGAGGACGACCACCCGGTCAAGGGGCGAGCCATCACCGTCGTCTCCGGGTACTGGAAAGAGACGTACACCTGCAAGATCGACGGGTTCGCGTACCGCCTCAAGGAGGGCGAGTGGACCTGGAAGGACTCCGTCCGCTACACCCCCGAGTGCCAGACCATCGGCGGCACGTCCGGCTCACCGGTGATCGACCACAAGACCGGCAAGGTCACCGCCGTCAACAACACGGGGAACGAGGACGGCGAGCGCTGCACCCTCAACAACCCCTGTGAGGTCGACCGGAACGGCAACGTGACGGTCCGCCACGGCATCAACTACGCGCAGCAGACGTACGGGATCGTGCCGTGCGTCGGCCACGACAGCAAGATCGACCTCGGCCGGAAGGGCTGCAAGCTGCCGCGTCCGGCGGCCGCCCAGAGGTAG
- a CDS encoding FG-GAP-like repeat-containing protein, giving the protein MPLPFRTVVATAAVTALTGGLLVVGPVASAAAAPAKLADDFNGDGHRDIAVGAPYKAVGGAAAAGEVVVAFGTADGLASTGRASLTQSSAGVPGTPEDSDHFGMSIASGDLDGDGYADLVVGADGEDVEAYEGQGSVTILWGGTKPFTSSTTTTVENPQQWQAHGYDVAVGDFTGDSGADLAVIEPGAVVVYKGGFDRASKPVPAYTLAVPGAGLRYTEAAVGDVNGDGRDDLAVTGDAGTGRPGTDIFTGQEGRPNRIQRVDDGDTAVALGDINGDGFDDMATSLTWPDFFSVDDPSNGSGYVTVRLGSQTGFGDPVALHQNSTGVPGANEDGDTWGASVAIGDITGDGKAELVVGANGEQLGDLDNAGDVTVFRGSASGVSQSGVVRVSQDTAGVPGAAEAGDLFGARVRIADYDNNGKGDLAVTASFENNRSGGLWTLPGTSSGLTGSGSKSLSSAEFGLATGSRFGESLQD; this is encoded by the coding sequence ATGCCCCTGCCTTTCCGCACCGTCGTTGCCACCGCGGCCGTCACCGCGCTGACCGGCGGTCTTCTCGTCGTCGGCCCAGTGGCTTCGGCGGCCGCTGCTCCTGCCAAGCTCGCCGACGACTTCAACGGCGACGGGCACCGGGACATCGCGGTCGGCGCGCCGTACAAGGCCGTCGGCGGGGCGGCGGCCGCGGGTGAGGTGGTCGTGGCTTTCGGGACGGCCGACGGTCTGGCCTCCACCGGCAGGGCCTCTCTCACTCAGAGCTCCGCGGGAGTGCCGGGTACGCCCGAGGACAGTGACCATTTCGGGATGTCGATCGCCAGCGGCGACCTCGACGGTGACGGGTACGCGGACCTCGTCGTGGGCGCCGACGGCGAGGACGTGGAGGCCTATGAGGGCCAGGGCAGCGTCACCATCCTGTGGGGCGGCACCAAGCCGTTCACCAGCAGCACCACGACCACCGTGGAGAATCCGCAGCAGTGGCAGGCCCACGGCTACGACGTCGCGGTGGGAGACTTCACCGGCGACAGCGGCGCGGACCTCGCGGTGATCGAGCCGGGCGCGGTCGTCGTGTACAAGGGCGGCTTCGACCGGGCGAGCAAGCCAGTGCCTGCGTATACCCTCGCGGTCCCCGGCGCGGGGCTCCGGTACACGGAGGCCGCCGTGGGCGATGTCAACGGGGACGGCAGGGACGACCTGGCGGTGACCGGCGACGCGGGCACCGGGCGTCCGGGCACTGACATCTTCACGGGCCAGGAGGGCCGCCCGAACCGCATCCAGCGCGTGGACGACGGAGACACCGCCGTCGCTCTCGGCGACATCAACGGCGACGGCTTCGACGACATGGCCACGTCCCTGACCTGGCCCGACTTCTTCTCCGTCGACGACCCCAGCAACGGCTCCGGCTACGTCACCGTCCGCCTCGGCAGCCAGACGGGCTTCGGCGACCCGGTGGCCCTGCACCAGAACAGCACCGGCGTGCCCGGCGCCAACGAGGACGGCGACACCTGGGGAGCCTCGGTGGCGATCGGTGACATCACCGGCGACGGCAAGGCCGAACTGGTGGTCGGCGCCAACGGCGAACAGCTCGGCGACCTGGACAACGCCGGTGACGTGACCGTGTTCCGCGGTTCCGCCTCCGGTGTCTCGCAGTCCGGGGTCGTGCGCGTTTCCCAGGACACCGCCGGAGTTCCGGGCGCCGCCGAGGCCGGGGACCTCTTCGGTGCACGGGTCCGGATCGCCGACTACGACAACAACGGCAAGGGCGACCTGGCGGTGACAGCCTCCTTCGAGAACAACCGCAGCGGTGGCCTGTGGACCCTGCCGGGCACGTCGTCCGGCCTCACCGGTTCCGGTTCCAAGTCCCTCAGCTCGGCCGAGTTCGGCCTCGCGACCGGCTCGCGGTTCGGCGAGTCCCTCCAAGACTGA
- a CDS encoding type II toxin-antitoxin system RelE/ParE family toxin, which yields MDETVGTLAELGPGLCGPWADHLEGPVWELRLRLRDVAPRVTYWITPTRTVVLLTVFRKTRQHEQGHIERAVRAQKVSESEHHGPVTATYERKAWWSGSTAAGLRRASRRKFRSGSPSVRHWLSARLFTTAVPNSG from the coding sequence GTGGATGAGACGGTCGGGACGCTGGCTGAGCTTGGACCAGGGTTGTGCGGGCCCTGGGCCGATCACCTCGAAGGGCCGGTCTGGGAATTGCGCCTCCGACTGCGGGATGTGGCACCTCGCGTGACGTATTGGATCACTCCGACGAGGACGGTCGTGCTCCTTACGGTGTTCCGCAAGACGAGACAGCACGAACAAGGCCACATCGAGCGGGCCGTGCGTGCCCAGAAGGTCTCCGAGAGCGAGCATCATGGACCGGTGACCGCGACGTATGAGAGGAAGGCGTGGTGGTCGGGCAGCACAGCCGCTGGACTCCGTCGGGCGTCGAGACGCAAGTTCCGGAGCGGATCGCCATCCGTGAGGCACTGGCTTTCGGCAAGGCTCTTTACGACCGCCGTACCGAACTCGGGTTGA
- a CDS encoding helix-turn-helix domain-containing protein, producing MAFGKALYDRRTELGLSSAQLAERTGMEQDDIECIEEGGTAPTLELLRLLAAAR from the coding sequence CTGGCTTTCGGCAAGGCTCTTTACGACCGCCGTACCGAACTCGGGTTGAGTTCGGCGCAGCTCGCCGAGCGCACCGGTATGGAGCAGGACGACATCGAGTGCATCGAAGAGGGCGGGACGGCCCCGACGCTGGAGCTGCTCAGGCTGCTTGCGGCCGCCCGGTGA